The sequence below is a genomic window from Plasmodium gaboni strain SY75 chromosome 10, whole genome shotgun sequence.
GCAGAATAACAAAGATTTATAGAATCAAGGAATATTCATAATccaatatataaatgataatataaatcaagacacacatatatatatttaataaataaaggTATAAACGTTAAATTATTTCGCTTTAattatttcaaaaaataataaaccaaaaaaaaaaaaaaaaaaatggatatcatatatatgtattttatatataatgttcCCTTTTTGACATCAAAAAAAGGGGAATACCatggaatatatatttctttctCTCTATATACagatattatatgtatatatatatgtatgtttatcttctatataaatattctttttaaaattaatgaaaacttaattatatataaaatattgttatttatctttaaaaaatataattataatacatccgaaaaaaaaaaaaaaaaaatgaatatatatccttttattacaataaaaacatataatatttaattctaaaatatatattttttatactattaaatcaatataaaacggaaaatattaatatattaatatatttattcatcctttcattttatttttttcttttgaCAATAAGgtataaattattattaatatattcttaaaTTATTCTTGGTTGAAGATATATAGgtataaattataattaatatattcttaaattattcttggttgaagatatatataaacccagaaaaatacataaaaaaataattttaaaaatataataatttctcaaaatatataattatatataattaaaataaataaaatgcatatataacaattattaaaactataaaaatttaaaaatacttcatttctatatatataaaataaaataagaaaatacttttcttaaaatataaaaataaactttatatataaacattttaatatatatatataaaatagtgtatatatattacatttataatatatattattgaggtattatatatatatatatatatatatatataaattttttcttttttaaagtccataaaatattaactAAATGaagttattatattttaaatacaacatatatattgtatatagACTCCTTTGctttttattcttttaaaaacatTTGTTCTCTTTACTagataaatttttttttttttttcctacttttatttatctcttataattttttgtagttccaaaaaaaaaaaaaaaaaaaaaaaaatgtaaaataaataaatatataaataataaaaatgaattgaatttaaaatattatattttttaaaataatattaatgtgaataatatattttatgtataatatatattaatgtttatttttaattataaaaattatttatataagtaaaaaaaaaaaaaaaaaaaaaagaatatatttttttaatataagtaatatttatttatataaaatatactgaatatatatattaattaaaatatatataatataagatatatgtgaataatataatttttatattaaaatgatgggaaattttgtatttttctttattttgagtattttttgaaaattattaattatatacattccatataaacttttatatatatattataattctttaatatatataatacgAAAAATGAATCCATATTCAATTAATAGTATTCTTCATTTTTGCCTCTTAATACacacaatatatatttaattagATATATAATCTTATAGTAAAATCACCATTTTAAatggaaaaatatatatatatatatattataggcatttacttatttatttatttgtcTATGTTAAAAGCATAATTGTAAAATTTTCTTAAgctttttatatattgataaaaaACCTTGAAATTGTATGAGCTCgcttttatttttttttttattatttcactttaaataataatgtaaaaaagtctggatatataaaaataatatactaaaaattttataaagttacaaaaataacattttatttattagaaataacaaaattaatattatatcaaaggatattaaatttgtagtaatatataatggtaattttataatataagataaatgaaaatttatggatatgaaattataatatatattatatatatatatatatatatatatatatatgtacacACTTATATcattcatttatatataaaacatttatatcatataataattttcatatgaacttgaaaaaattatacatcgcttttcttaaaaaatgatccatatttatctatataaatatatatatagtataaatcatattgatgaataaatgtattaacTCCTCAATATTGCAcatatccttttttttttttttttttttttttttttttggggtttatatataaataaaatgaatattccaattatataatatgtatatcaAATGAATTATACATATTCCAGGTCATTATCTActttaaaataataataaacaataataatttatttttttttaaatatatcttattttccttttctcctttaatttcttaattttttttaaaaaaaggaaacgagaaattatatttcttaagtatttatattgttttgTCTTTTTTGctgttatatatatatatatatatatatatatattagaaatatataaaatatattaattgaacaaatatattttaaattatataagttgcatcttattttatgataataatataagaattataaaaatattaagataaattatcaacatttttataattttacattataatatatatatataatttttataatatcagatattatattttttttaaataaaacataaattTGTTATTTATCTCATCTATAATTAACatcataaataaaacaaaatatagaagaaatattactctttctttttttcttttttttttttttttttttttctataacaatatttatatattatttaaaatagaagaagaaaaaaatatagtaAAAGATACAACCAAATATAccaaatatatattttttaaaaagtgCGTTCTCTTCTTTAAAAAgttcatttttattatattttcattcgtacaattttcttatataattttttactttttttttttttttttttatatttctatataaaataattattatatatgcataCATCTAAacacataaaaattaaaaaaaaaaattattataattattaagaaaaaaaaaaaaaaaaaaaaaaaaaaaaatcatataaaaataagaaccaattcattttattatgcaaaaatatatataaatcgttcttttataaagatgtattaaatatatatatatatatatatatatattcttttttattgCTTTCCAAaagattaaaaaaaaaaagaactCATTCCCAAAATTCCTTTtgcattttttttttttttttttttgttctgCTAAATTCAGTTATTAGgtaaattatattataaatcctttcaaataaaaacaatccaattttaattatttgtTATGTGATTTTTGTATTTCTTATGAACTTattctttaaaattataCTGAAGGTTTAGCAGTTAAAAGTGGTGTGCTTTCTTGTTTGTTTTTGGAATCACCGCTTCcttttttatcatttcCTTCTTCTTTGTTATCGGATTTATGattcttataatatataccAAAACCTACACCAGCACCTATTAGGGCAGCGAGAACAGAAGCTACGGAAGATAATATTACAATgttcttcttcttcttttgAGCATctgttaatttttttacGCCACCTGATCCACTACTACCTGCTAAAACATATCCTggaataaataatttaacTGCTATAATAGCAAcgaagaaaaataaaatctTTGAAATTTTCATCctgaataaaatatttaaaagttaaataaaattatataaaaataatttttataataaatttggaattaattaaaaaaaaaaaaaaaaaattaaaataataataaaataaaatataatatcctaaaaaaaatttaaaaaagcttttttttcgttttttttttaaatattaaatttttatttataaaataaaaataaaataattctttttaaaatttttaaaaatatttttaaaaaaataataaattttaaaattttataactttttttgtagaaaatgttttttaataaaattttattaaaaaattgataatttttttaaaattaaaaaaaaattattatatatctttaaaaaatttaagatttttatatatacaaaataaatattttattatttttaaataagcatatttttttcttttaaagaaaataaatatattttttttttaaatttataaaaaataatataataataatatattatacatatatgcatatatctatataaaaataataaaataataaataaaaaaataacatata
It includes:
- a CDS encoding early transcribed membrane protein 10.1, yielding MKISKILFFFVAIIAVKLFIPGYVLAGSSGSGGVKKLTDAQKKKKNIVILSSVASVLAALIGAGVGFGIYYKNHKSDNKEEGNDKKGSGDSKNKQESTPLLTAKPSV